In a genomic window of Corynebacterium choanae:
- a CDS encoding ATP-binding protein — translation MELTVTQDHLSGSKRVAAYPFSAVVGQDDLRLALMLTAINPRIGGVVIRGEKGTAKTTAVRGFAALLGDAPLVQLPLGATEDRVVGSLDMETVLTTGRAEYKPGLLAQADGGILYVDEVNLLADHLVDALLDAAATGQVTIERDSISHTTDTNFVLVGTMNPEEGELRPQLLDRFGLAVDVVASRDVNVRTEIMRRRLAFEADPAGFAARFAEADAGLAQQLTAARERVDSVVLSAAHLARIAHVCAAFDVDGMRADLVIARAAVAHAALAGRQQVEDEDIHVAARLALPHRRRRTPFDEPGLDEQQLAEELANAADEHPEVEDETPETQNPTEQDSPEQPDDDAGSDDAPGGSREQSSSPADESLSTSPSPASDDAEQPGKASGHAVTGAPFRAAADAPRRNR, via the coding sequence ATGGAATTGACTGTGACCCAGGATCATCTTTCCGGTTCGAAGCGTGTGGCTGCCTACCCGTTTTCCGCGGTGGTGGGCCAGGATGATTTGCGGTTAGCGCTCATGCTTACTGCGATTAATCCGCGGATCGGAGGGGTGGTGATTCGGGGTGAGAAGGGTACCGCAAAAACAACTGCTGTCCGCGGGTTTGCCGCCCTGCTTGGTGATGCTCCGCTCGTGCAGTTGCCGTTGGGGGCAACTGAGGATCGGGTAGTTGGATCGCTAGATATGGAGACGGTGCTTACTACTGGACGGGCAGAATATAAGCCAGGTCTGTTGGCGCAGGCTGATGGCGGTATTTTGTATGTGGATGAGGTGAATCTGCTAGCCGACCATCTCGTTGATGCGCTACTGGATGCTGCTGCGACAGGACAGGTAACCATTGAGCGGGATAGCATCTCTCACACCACTGACACGAATTTTGTGCTTGTTGGCACGATGAATCCGGAAGAAGGAGAGCTGCGTCCCCAGCTGCTTGACCGGTTTGGCTTAGCTGTTGATGTGGTGGCTTCCCGGGATGTGAATGTTCGCACAGAGATTATGCGTCGCCGGCTGGCATTTGAAGCTGATCCGGCAGGGTTTGCGGCGCGTTTCGCGGAGGCCGATGCGGGGCTTGCTCAGCAGCTTACAGCTGCCCGTGAACGGGTAGATTCGGTGGTGTTGTCTGCAGCGCATCTAGCTCGTATTGCGCATGTGTGTGCGGCGTTCGATGTTGACGGGATGCGAGCAGATTTGGTCATTGCCCGCGCCGCGGTGGCACATGCAGCACTTGCCGGCCGGCAGCAGGTTGAGGATGAAGATATCCATGTGGCCGCACGACTGGCGTTGCCGCATCGCCGGCGGCGTACCCCATTTGATGAGCCAGGCTTGGATGAGCAACAGCTGGCTGAAGAATTGGCGAACGCCGCTGATGAGCATCCGGAGGTGGAAGATGAGACTCCGGAAACGCAAAACCCAACCGAACAGGATTCGCCGGAACAACCAGATGATGACGCTGGCAGCGACGATGCGCCAGGCGGTTCGCGGGAACAATCTTCTTCACCAGCGGATGAGTCGTTGTCGACGAGTCCGTCCCCGGCAAGTGACGATGCTGAGCAGCCCGGGAAGGCGTCGGGTCACGCCGTGACCGGTGCGCCCTTTCGTGCCGCGGCTGATGCGCCGCGCCGGAATAGGTGA
- a CDS encoding MFS transporter, which yields MTAESSASATKNTEGKNTEGIFAARYRRLTFGLYMAIVASAFDQTAITAIMPTIAADFGDASRFGAAFVLPMSCSVVAMVAAGMLSDMRGAAIVVKFGLVVLGLGLGLSIIAWSMPIFLLSRALQGFGIGLLIVAVYAAIAQAYPVRLRTAVFAGFSAAFLVPSLVGPLFAGIITSIWSWHAVFAVTAGIVGVAFIFLHQPLRELPTAQRGWPRGAKPQLFAGLVIAVTLAGLSAVPDLETWQAIGATVVGAIVVGYALRPLVPAGFYRGSTVIARLVATRGAADMLIAAEIYLPLLLAQRDGYGPTLTGVGLSVSGVTWFLGSTLQARLADRVSFTRSLNLLQLSLIVGLTMIVGGLAMGLHAAVLISGWGVMSLGIGFVYPRLSSMPLELCDPRDTGATGSALQVTGQTSIAVMTALCAIVLSLGQTFAVHYAFMLVYGLFVVIPLPLIWLLWRNPPKLHQPV from the coding sequence GTGACTGCTGAATCGTCGGCTTCCGCGACAAAAAACACCGAAGGAAAAAACACCGAAGGAATCTTTGCGGCACGCTATCGCAGGCTGACGTTTGGGCTGTATATGGCCATTGTGGCCAGCGCCTTCGATCAGACGGCGATTACCGCGATTATGCCTACTATCGCCGCGGATTTTGGGGATGCTTCCCGGTTTGGGGCAGCCTTTGTGCTGCCGATGAGTTGTTCTGTTGTGGCGATGGTTGCCGCCGGGATGCTGTCGGATATGCGCGGCGCGGCGATAGTAGTGAAATTCGGCCTTGTAGTCTTGGGTCTTGGACTGGGTTTAAGTATTATCGCCTGGTCAATGCCCATATTTCTGCTTTCACGGGCGTTGCAAGGCTTCGGTATCGGATTGCTAATCGTCGCCGTGTATGCCGCTATTGCCCAGGCGTATCCGGTGCGGCTGCGAACTGCGGTGTTTGCCGGTTTTTCCGCCGCGTTTTTGGTGCCATCGCTAGTAGGACCGCTGTTTGCTGGCATTATTACCAGTATTTGGTCTTGGCATGCGGTGTTTGCGGTTACTGCTGGAATTGTTGGTGTGGCATTTATCTTCCTGCATCAGCCGCTGCGGGAGTTACCGACAGCGCAGCGCGGGTGGCCACGAGGTGCAAAACCGCAGCTTTTTGCCGGTTTAGTTATTGCAGTCACCCTTGCTGGCCTGTCGGCTGTTCCTGATCTTGAAACCTGGCAGGCGATCGGTGCCACAGTGGTTGGTGCGATTGTGGTGGGCTATGCGCTGCGGCCACTCGTTCCGGCCGGTTTTTATCGCGGATCTACAGTGATTGCTCGGTTGGTTGCCACTCGCGGGGCTGCGGATATGCTCATTGCCGCCGAAATCTATTTGCCGTTGCTTCTGGCGCAACGCGACGGATACGGACCAACCCTCACCGGTGTCGGGTTGTCTGTTTCTGGGGTGACCTGGTTTTTAGGATCGACCCTGCAAGCCCGGCTGGCGGATCGCGTGTCGTTTACCAGGTCGTTGAACCTGCTGCAGCTGTCCCTCATCGTCGGTTTAACGATGATTGTTGGGGGTCTTGCGATGGGGCTTCATGCCGCGGTGTTGATTAGCGGCTGGGGTGTGATGAGTTTAGGTATCGGGTTTGTCTATCCACGACTGTCCAGTATGCCGCTGGAATTGTGCGATCCGCGCGATACTGGGGCTACTGGTTCTGCACTGCAGGTCACCGGGCAAACCTCGATAGCTGTGATGACTGCCCTGTGTGCCATTGTGCTTTCACTGGGTCAAACGTTTGCGGTGCACTATGCCTTCATGCTGGTGTACGGATTATTTGTGGTAATTCCGCTGCCGCTCATTTGGCTTTTGTGGCGTAATCCACCAAAGCTGCACCAACCTGTATAA
- a CDS encoding alpha/beta hydrolase, protein MPSVTDSIPAASRQPEQPLHWRKDHLVDDFAAATIELGADPYGEGTVCATLVAYRPDGFTETFTPRHDTALLYVHGLSDYFFHRHVAEAFDAHGIDLIGIDLRKCGRSHRHGQQLHHCRSLTDYFPELNFTLDVLRTHYQRVHIGAHSTGGIIVAEWVDVLRRATESGDTQAAQRYHAIDLIVMNSPWLDLMVPSLLREPAKRLARQLSRYVPNRLMQGKNLGTYGTSLHRSAQGEWDYDLQLKPINGVPLTWGWLQSVLNGQRRLHRGLIDTGKRTLVMCSAISRLGKPYSRDSHTADVVLDVQQIQHWAPSLSSKQVDIAVIPGGKHDLFLSLQQPRTHAIEQCLTWIDKHQATSPSPNPTTK, encoded by the coding sequence ATGCCTTCAGTGACTGATTCCATTCCTGCAGCAAGCCGCCAACCTGAACAACCCTTGCACTGGCGAAAGGATCACCTGGTTGACGATTTTGCCGCCGCCACTATTGAACTAGGTGCCGACCCCTACGGGGAAGGAACGGTATGTGCCACCCTGGTTGCTTATCGCCCGGACGGTTTCACCGAAACATTCACACCCCGGCACGACACCGCTTTGCTGTATGTCCACGGGCTCAGCGACTATTTTTTCCATCGTCACGTCGCAGAGGCATTCGACGCACACGGCATCGACCTCATTGGAATCGACTTACGCAAATGCGGCCGCTCCCATCGACACGGGCAACAACTCCACCACTGCCGGTCGCTTACTGACTATTTCCCAGAGCTCAATTTCACGCTTGATGTATTGCGCACTCACTATCAGCGGGTGCATATTGGAGCGCATTCCACCGGAGGAATCATCGTCGCCGAATGGGTGGATGTTCTCCGTCGCGCCACCGAATCCGGCGATACCCAAGCAGCACAGCGGTATCACGCCATTGACTTAATCGTGATGAATAGCCCCTGGCTTGACCTTATGGTGCCCTCATTGTTGCGTGAACCAGCAAAGCGCCTTGCTCGCCAGTTGTCGCGTTATGTGCCCAACAGACTTATGCAAGGCAAAAACCTCGGCACCTACGGCACCTCTTTGCACCGCTCCGCGCAAGGTGAATGGGACTACGACCTTCAGCTCAAGCCCATAAACGGGGTGCCGTTAACATGGGGTTGGCTACAAAGTGTGCTAAATGGGCAACGACGCCTCCACCGTGGGCTCATCGACACCGGTAAACGCACCCTGGTGATGTGCTCAGCAATCTCACGGTTGGGGAAACCCTATTCCCGCGATTCTCATACCGCCGACGTGGTCCTTGACGTCCAGCAAATTCAGCATTGGGCACCTTCGCTGTCTTCCAAGCAGGTAGATATTGCTGTGATACCCGGCGGCAAACACGATCTATTTTTATCCCTCCAACAGCCCCGCACCCATGCGATCGAGCAATGTTTGACATGGATCGACAAGCATCAAGCGACTTCCCCATCGCCAAACCCGACAACAAAATAG
- the mtr gene encoding mycothione reductase, protein MTQPQHFDLIILGTGSGNSIPGPDFDDKSIAIVEKGRFGGTCLNVGCIPTKMLVKAADAAVAVREASQLGVHASVDSIDWPSIQQRIFGDRIDPIAQSGEAYRRGDETPNITVFGGTGRFTGTKEVTVSFDDGRDDAVITAETIVIATGAHPQILDVIADSGVPYETNETVMRMPELPQSMIVLGGGFIACEFAHVFSGLGVEVTVINRSERLLKKLDRDISDAFTSIAQRQWNTKLGRTVDAAKVLDNGEVELRLDDGSTVQAETLLVATGRTPNGANLDPEQAGIATDGPRIVVDEFGRTSADGVWALGDVSSPYQLKHVANAETRAVVHNLRHPDDLQPMPHDAVPAAVFTHPEIAWVGMTEQQAVEAGYDTTVFTQQVGDVAYGWALEDSTGMVKLIADRNTGKLLGAHILGPQASTLIHELIIAMAHGLDMRTFARDSYWVHPALSEVVENAVLGLDFAEA, encoded by the coding sequence ATGACGCAACCGCAGCATTTCGATCTCATCATTCTTGGTACCGGTTCTGGCAATTCCATTCCAGGACCGGACTTTGACGATAAATCCATTGCCATTGTGGAAAAAGGACGCTTTGGTGGAACCTGCCTGAACGTGGGATGCATTCCTACGAAAATGCTGGTGAAAGCAGCAGATGCGGCGGTGGCTGTGCGGGAAGCATCGCAACTTGGGGTGCATGCCTCCGTTGACTCAATCGACTGGCCAAGTATCCAACAACGTATTTTTGGCGACCGGATCGATCCCATCGCGCAAAGTGGTGAGGCGTATCGTCGCGGTGATGAAACACCGAATATCACAGTCTTCGGAGGAACTGGCCGCTTCACCGGCACCAAGGAAGTCACCGTAAGCTTCGATGATGGTCGCGACGATGCGGTTATTACTGCAGAGACGATTGTGATCGCCACTGGTGCTCACCCGCAGATCTTAGATGTAATCGCTGATTCTGGAGTTCCGTACGAAACCAACGAGACAGTGATGCGCATGCCTGAACTGCCGCAGAGCATGATCGTGCTTGGCGGTGGTTTTATTGCCTGCGAATTTGCCCACGTGTTTTCCGGGCTGGGAGTTGAGGTCACTGTCATTAACCGTTCTGAGCGGCTGCTAAAGAAGCTGGATCGTGACATTTCGGATGCGTTCACCAGCATTGCGCAACGCCAGTGGAACACAAAGTTGGGGCGTACGGTTGATGCAGCCAAAGTGCTCGACAACGGTGAAGTCGAATTGCGTCTTGATGACGGCTCAACAGTGCAGGCCGAAACACTGTTGGTCGCTACCGGTCGCACCCCTAACGGGGCAAACCTTGACCCGGAGCAGGCGGGTATCGCTACCGACGGACCGCGAATTGTGGTCGACGAATTTGGTCGTACCTCCGCCGACGGGGTGTGGGCGTTGGGTGATGTGAGTTCCCCGTATCAGCTCAAACATGTCGCAAACGCGGAAACCCGAGCTGTGGTGCATAATCTCCGGCATCCCGACGACCTCCAGCCGATGCCCCATGATGCGGTGCCAGCTGCCGTTTTCACCCATCCGGAAATTGCTTGGGTGGGCATGACTGAACAGCAAGCCGTTGAGGCTGGTTACGACACGACTGTCTTCACTCAACAAGTTGGTGACGTTGCCTACGGTTGGGCGTTGGAAGATAGCACTGGCATGGTGAAGCTTATCGCCGACCGAAACACCGGCAAGCTGCTCGGCGCGCACATTCTAGGCCCCCAAGCTTCGACCCTCATCCATGAGCTCATTATCGCTATGGCGCATGGTCTCGATATGCGCACCTTCGCCAGGGATTCCTATTGGGTGCATCCGGCGCTTAGCGAAGTTGTGGAAAATGCGGTGCTTGGCTTGGACTTTGCTGAAGCCTAA
- a CDS encoding vWA domain-containing protein, whose protein sequence is MRRAGIGEFGTGGRRSKGYARQGVAIRPDQHSPGVHLVGTVMAAVDRGASLIDGMIDFRPADVRGAVKLGKQANLIVFVVDTSGSMVGKDRLQAVTGSVVSLLTDAYQRRDKVAVITARGSAPELVLPPTRSTMTALQRLEGTPTGGRTPLGAALIMADELMARELRKDPSRRPLLVVLSDGRDTSPTGQGGVRTAASRIARSGRVGSIVIDCEQGRRIKLGLAKELAKHLQAACVHVTELHADAVTGVIATL, encoded by the coding sequence ATGCGCCGCGCCGGAATAGGTGAGTTTGGGACCGGTGGACGGCGATCGAAAGGATACGCCCGCCAAGGTGTTGCTATTCGACCTGATCAGCACAGTCCAGGGGTGCATCTCGTTGGAACGGTGATGGCGGCTGTTGACCGGGGTGCTTCGCTGATCGATGGGATGATTGATTTTCGACCCGCCGATGTTCGAGGTGCGGTAAAACTTGGCAAACAGGCCAATCTCATCGTGTTTGTGGTGGATACCTCAGGTTCAATGGTGGGTAAGGATCGCCTCCAAGCGGTCACCGGATCGGTGGTGTCACTGCTTACAGACGCCTACCAGCGCCGCGACAAAGTGGCTGTGATCACCGCCCGGGGAAGTGCACCTGAGTTGGTGTTGCCGCCGACACGGTCGACGATGACAGCACTGCAACGGCTAGAAGGCACCCCTACGGGTGGACGCACCCCATTGGGTGCGGCGCTGATAATGGCCGATGAGCTGATGGCGCGGGAACTGCGTAAAGATCCTTCCCGGCGGCCGCTTTTAGTGGTGTTGTCCGATGGGCGGGATACTTCGCCGACAGGACAAGGTGGGGTGCGAACTGCGGCGTCCCGAATTGCCCGTTCGGGCCGTGTTGGTTCCATCGTTATTGACTGTGAACAGGGGCGCCGGATCAAACTCGGGTTAGCAAAAGAGCTGGCAAAACACTTGCAGGCAGCATGTGTTCATGTCACCGAGCTGCATGCGGATGCGGTGACTGGAGTCATTGCTACGCTGTAA
- the mqo gene encoding malate dehydrogenase (quinone): protein MTDSKAAAQITDEVDVLLIGAGIMSATLGSMLKQLEPDWTQMVLERLDGPAEESSSPWNNAGTGHSALCELNYTPEVNGKIQTSKALAVNEKFQISRQFWAYLIENNLLEDPRDFIRPVPHVSFAQGADQIAYLRKRFEALHNHPLFPDMKFTDDRDEFANFLPLMAKGRDFDANPVAISWTDAGTDINYGALTKQFLAVAKSHGAEIRYGHEVTNISHFGDQWKVEAKNVHTGDTKVIKANFVFVGAGGMALPLLQKAGIPEIRGFGGFPVSGQWLRCTNEELIEQHNAKVYGKASVGAPPMSVPHLDTRVIDGKTGLLFGPYAGWTPKFLKQGSYFDLIKSLRPTNVMSLLSVGIQEMGLTKYLIEELLKDQEARMESLREYMPSARSEDWELVTAGQRVQVIKPVVGPRFGSLEFGTALINNSVGSIAGILGASPGASIAPAVMLELLERCFGDHMVEWGEKIKEMVPSYGIKLATRPDLFHEQWDRTQTILQLTDKSK, encoded by the coding sequence GTGACTGATTCAAAAGCCGCCGCCCAAATCACCGATGAAGTAGATGTCCTGCTGATCGGTGCGGGCATTATGTCTGCCACCCTCGGTTCGATGCTCAAGCAGTTGGAACCTGACTGGACCCAAATGGTGCTCGAGCGCCTCGATGGTCCCGCGGAGGAGTCTTCTTCGCCGTGGAACAACGCAGGCACCGGCCACTCAGCATTGTGTGAGCTCAACTACACCCCCGAGGTGAATGGCAAGATCCAGACCAGCAAAGCGCTGGCTGTCAACGAGAAGTTCCAAATCTCCCGGCAATTCTGGGCGTACCTCATTGAAAATAATCTGCTTGAGGATCCCCGGGACTTTATCCGTCCAGTTCCGCACGTGTCGTTTGCACAAGGTGCAGACCAGATTGCCTATCTGCGGAAGCGTTTCGAGGCGCTACACAATCATCCGCTGTTCCCGGATATGAAGTTCACTGATGACCGCGACGAATTTGCGAACTTCCTTCCATTGATGGCGAAGGGACGCGACTTTGACGCCAATCCGGTTGCGATCTCGTGGACCGATGCTGGTACCGACATTAACTATGGGGCGTTGACGAAACAGTTCCTGGCGGTTGCAAAGTCGCACGGAGCAGAAATTCGCTACGGCCACGAAGTTACCAATATCTCCCACTTCGGTGATCAGTGGAAGGTTGAAGCGAAAAACGTCCACACAGGGGACACGAAGGTTATCAAGGCGAACTTCGTCTTCGTTGGTGCTGGCGGTATGGCGCTGCCACTGCTGCAGAAGGCGGGTATTCCCGAGATCCGTGGCTTCGGTGGCTTCCCAGTATCTGGACAGTGGCTGCGTTGCACCAATGAGGAACTCATCGAGCAACACAATGCGAAGGTCTACGGTAAAGCGTCGGTCGGCGCACCGCCGATGAGCGTGCCGCACCTCGATACCCGGGTGATCGACGGCAAGACTGGCCTGTTGTTTGGCCCCTATGCTGGCTGGACACCAAAGTTCCTCAAACAAGGCTCCTACTTCGATCTCATCAAGTCGCTGCGTCCAACCAACGTGATGTCGCTGCTCAGCGTCGGCATTCAAGAGATGGGATTGACCAAGTATCTCATCGAAGAGTTGCTGAAAGACCAGGAAGCACGCATGGAGTCGCTGCGCGAATATATGCCATCTGCGCGCTCCGAGGATTGGGAGCTTGTTACCGCAGGTCAGCGTGTTCAGGTGATTAAGCCGGTGGTTGGCCCGCGCTTCGGTTCGCTGGAGTTTGGCACCGCGTTGATCAATAACTCGGTTGGCTCGATCGCTGGTATTTTGGGTGCTTCCCCTGGTGCTTCGATTGCGCCGGCTGTCATGCTGGAATTGCTGGAGCGTTGCTTCGGTGATCACATGGTGGAGTGGGGCGAAAAGATCAAGGAAATGGTGCCGTCCTACGGCATCAAGCTGGCGACCCGCCCCGATCTTTTCCACGAACAGTGGGATCGCACCCAAACTATTTTGCAGCTCACAGATAAGAGCAAATAG
- the cobO gene encoding cob(I)yrinic acid a,c-diamide adenosyltransferase, translated as MAEGNVVSTSAELAGMTTRQRRRLPITAVHTGEGKGKTTAAMGMAMRAWKSGMDIAVFQFVKSKKWHSGEEDVFGLFQQLHETEGIGGAVEWHKMGAGWSWTWKEGAEDDHAAKAQAGWQEVKQRLAAETHDFYLLDEFTYPVTWGWIDVDDVVETLANRPGRQHVVITGRNADEKLIEVADLVTRMEKIKHPFDQGRKGQKGIEW; from the coding sequence ATGGCAGAAGGAAATGTGGTGTCCACAAGTGCAGAGCTGGCTGGGATGACCACTCGGCAGCGGCGGCGATTGCCAATTACTGCGGTGCACACGGGGGAAGGCAAGGGTAAAACTACTGCTGCAATGGGTATGGCGATGCGCGCCTGGAAATCAGGGATGGACATCGCAGTGTTCCAATTTGTGAAGTCGAAGAAGTGGCATTCCGGCGAGGAGGATGTGTTCGGACTGTTTCAGCAACTGCACGAAACTGAGGGGATCGGTGGGGCAGTGGAATGGCACAAAATGGGGGCTGGCTGGTCGTGGACGTGGAAGGAAGGCGCCGAAGACGATCATGCTGCGAAAGCGCAGGCTGGCTGGCAGGAAGTCAAGCAGCGTTTAGCGGCGGAAACTCACGATTTTTATCTGCTAGACGAGTTCACCTATCCGGTGACCTGGGGCTGGATTGATGTGGACGATGTGGTGGAAACGCTGGCGAATCGTCCCGGGCGGCAGCATGTGGTGATTACCGGGCGTAACGCTGATGAGAAACTTATCGAAGTTGCTGATTTGGTGACGCGGATGGAAAAGATCAAGCATCCTTTCGACCAGGGTCGCAAAGGTCAAAAAGGTATCGAATGGTAG